The proteins below are encoded in one region of Myxococcales bacterium:
- a CDS encoding TIGR00730 family Rossman fold protein: MSQVPDVPDSVEPGTPARDNARVLVFCASSKSADPMFREAAARLGRVLARSGRSVVYGGGSEGSMGALASAALDEGGKVVGIQPRFMAKLEWTHPGLSELHLVETMAERKSLMLSSCDAVVTLPGGSGTLEEVFDAITAKRLGLFLGPIVFVNQAGFFDPCLAQLERCVERDFMDRRHTKMWSVVDDPAEVLSAFKAAPPWSKDAVAFAAV, translated from the coding sequence CCAAGTCCCCGATGTCCCAGATTCTGTTGAACCCGGAACCCCGGCGAGGGACAACGCGCGCGTGCTCGTCTTTTGTGCGTCGAGCAAGAGCGCGGATCCCATGTTCCGCGAGGCGGCTGCGAGATTGGGTCGCGTTCTCGCACGCTCGGGTCGCAGCGTAGTTTACGGAGGAGGAAGCGAGGGTTCGATGGGAGCATTGGCTAGCGCGGCGCTCGACGAGGGCGGAAAGGTGGTGGGCATTCAACCGCGCTTCATGGCCAAACTCGAGTGGACTCATCCAGGGCTCAGCGAACTGCATCTGGTCGAGACCATGGCCGAGCGCAAGAGCCTGATGTTGTCGTCCTGCGACGCGGTGGTGACACTTCCGGGAGGGTCGGGCACTCTCGAAGAAGTCTTTGACGCCATTACGGCCAAGCGCCTCGGTCTCTTCCTGGGACCGATCGTGTTCGTCAATCAAGCCGGCTTCTTCGATCCTTGTCTCGCGCAACTGGAGCGCTGCGTGGAGCGCGATTTCATGGATCGCCGACACACGAAGATGTGGTCGGTGGTAGACGATCCGGCGGAAGTTCTGTCCGCCTTCAAAGCTGCGCCGCCGTGGTCGAAGGACGCGGTTGCGTTTGCGGCAGTCTAG